CTTTCGGTTTCACCTGACGCTTTACCAGGGTGCGGACGAATTGAGCCACGCCCGCGGAATGCAAGCGGCCCGAGACCTCAGCTTGCCGGCACGCGTCGAGGCAAGCGGCATGAGCCTCTTCGCCCGCGTGAATCGCCCTGCCGGTCACGAATGGCGACAACTCCAGGACTTTCCGTTCGCGACGCATCGACCATGCGGCGTGTGAGCGCGCGGCCGGAATCGTTGAGAGATTAGTTCTAATCCGAAGTTAAACCCCGAACACGCCAAAAAACTCCGAATCTCCAGATTGGCGGCGGCACGGCGTGCACCCGCCCCGAGCGGTCTAGTTGCTCGTCGTTGCCGATTTGAGCCGGAATTCAGGCGGTTATTGGCCGGTCTCCAGCAGAACCTCACGCAGCCGACTCCCGATGATCTCCGGCTCGCCGGGCTGGAGGTTGGCGGAGTAGGCCTCGAGCTGATTCCGCGCCGGGTCGACGCGAACGTAGATGGCCGGCTCACCGGCCAGCAGCGCGTCGCCGACCACCTGGGCGTCGGCTCCGGTCCAGTCGGGCTCGAATCCGACCACCGCCGTCGGCACGAAGAAGCGGTCGTCGTCGAACTCCACCGTCGCGCGCACGCCGTCGATCTCGCCCACGTCGTCGACGATGATCTCGACCAGGTCGCGCATCTCCCGCAGCATCTCGTCCTCGTCCGAGTCCATGTAGCTGCGCAGCGCCGCGTATAGGCCCACCATCTCCTCCTTGGCCACCTTGGACGGTCGGCCAATGGCGTGGTTGGGGCTGCTGTTCAGGTGCGCCGCCTCGATGAGATCCGCGCGGCCGTAGAGCAGCCCGGTGGCCTGCGGGCCGCGGATCACTTTGCCGCCGCTCATGGTGACCAAGTCGGCGCCGTCGCGGATGAAACGCGTCAGGTTTTCGCGCGGCGGCACCGTCATGGCCGCATCCACGATCACCGGAACGCCGCGCGCGTGGGCAATCTCGGCCACCTGAGGGAGCGTCAATCCGCCGCGCGGATTCCCCGGCGCGAACAGGAACGCCACCGCGGCCGTGCGGTCGCTGAGCGCGGCATCCAGCTCCTCGGGCAGGCACGACGACACGTTGCCCACCTCTACGATCCGCGCGCCGGTGAAGCCGTACATGTGGCTGTAGGGACCGCGATGGATCTTCTGGATGACCATCTCGTCCTTGAGACCGGTCGTGTCCGGCAGGCGTCGGATGGCCGCCAGGTCCGTGCCCGTCATGCACGCGGCCAGCGAGAGCACCATCCCGGCGGCGGCCCCGGCCACCACCATGCCGGCCTCGGCCTCGGTGACCTCGGCAATGTATGCGCCGATGCGGCGGTTGAGCGTCTCCACCGAAACGAACGCCCGTCCCGCCTCGGCCATCGCCGCGATAGTCTCCGGCCGCATCAGCGAACCGCCGTAGTTCGTCGTGGGTCCACCGGCGTGGATCACCAGCGGCACGCCCAGCTCGTCGTAGACGCGATTCGACGGTCGCGTGGCCTTCATGAATCTGCCCAAGAACCTGCTTTGTGCGTGTATAGCACGCTGACTCCGCCGCCGAGCGGCTATGCTTCACGGCACGCATGCGTCAGGCCAAATGAACAACCCACCGAGCGATCCGCGGGCGCGGAGGCGCCCGGTACACCTCCGCGCCGTATTGACTGCTTACGCCTTGGCGGCTTCGGCATGAGCCGCCCGCGGCTGATGATCCCAGGTCCGATCGACCTCGAGCCAGAGGTGCTGGAAGCACTGTCCGAACAGGTAGTTCCGCACTACGGTGACGCCTGGGTGGCGGCCTACCGGCACGTGCGGGAGAACCTTCTGGCCATTGGCGAGAGCGAGGGCGACGCGTTCGTGCTCGCCGGCACCGGCATCGTGGGCATCGACGCCGCCATCGGGACGGCGGTGCCCACGGGCGGCCAATTGATCGTTGTGGACAACGGCTTCTTCTCCGGTCGCATGTGCGAGGTCGCGGACGGCTATGGCATCACCACCCACGTCTTGCGCACCGAACGCGGCAGACCCGTGAGGCCGGATGAGCTGGCGGCATTCATGCAGGCGCACCCGGAAGCCAGGGTCGTGGGATTGACCCATGGCGAGACGGCGACCGGCGTGCTCAACGACCTGGAATCTCTCGGCGGCGTGGTGGCGGATGCGGGCCGCTTCCTCATCGTCGACGCGGTGTCCACCTTCGGCGCGGCGCGCCTAGCCGTGGACGCCTGGGACGTCAGCATCTGCTGCACCGCCTCGCAGAAGGCCCTGGAATCGCCGCCGGGCGCGGCGCCCGTGATCGTGAATGCGCAAGCCTGGGACTTCCTGGACTCGAGCGGTGCCGCGAATCACGGGCTTTACAGCGACCTGCGCGTCTGGCGCCGCTACGCCGCCGAGATGGCGGAGTTCCATCCCCAGCCGGCCACGATGCCGGTCAACGTCATCGCCGCGCTCACCGTCGCCACCGACCGCATCCTTGCCGATGGACTCGAACGGCGCTATCGGCGCTATCGGGAGATTGCCGCCCGGGTGCGCGCGCGGGCGCGCGCCGCCGGCTATGAGCCGCTGGCGGCGGACGAGTGGGCCTCGCCCACGGTCACGGCCCTGCGCCCGCCGCCGGGCCTCGCGGCGGACGACGTCGTGGCGGCTGTGCGTGACCGAGCCAACATTCAACTCGGCAGCGGTATCGCGGAGCTCGCCGGAGAGGTGTTCCGCGTGGGGCACATGGGGCTCTCGACCACGGATGCCTATCTCGACGACCTGTTCGGCGTGCTCGATACCCTGTCAAACGCGCAGGAGCGCGCGGCGTCCTAAGCGCCCCGCCGCGCCGGGCAAATTGCGGAAAAAGGCATTGACACGCGCCAATGGCCCGCCGTAGGCTCGCGATTGCTGGAAAGGCTGTGACTGGGACGAGTACCCGTCAGAAGCCGCGTTAGAGAGCCGGACCTCGCGCTGCAAGTCCGGTCGCGGCGACGACGGCGAATGGCCCCACGAGCCGCGGACCCAACGGGCAACGCCCAAGTAGGCTCCGCCGGAGGCCCTCCGTTAGCACAGGGCAGGATATCGAGCGCAAGCTCCGTATCTGGAAGAAGGGGCGCCTTGCGCGCCCGAAGCAGGGTGGCACCGCGAAGGCACGAGCCTCTCGCCCCTCAGGCGAGAGGTTTTTTTGTGCCCTGCGTCGGGGCCGAAAGGAGGGGTCGGATGGGCATGACACAACTGGTGGACGCGCGCACGGATCAGCGCGCGTGGGCCCTCGACCAGCTCGCCCACGGCCGCGCGGTCCCAATCTTCG
Above is a window of Chloroflexota bacterium DNA encoding:
- a CDS encoding aminotransferase class V-fold PLP-dependent enzyme, with product MSRPRLMIPGPIDLEPEVLEALSEQVVPHYGDAWVAAYRHVRENLLAIGESEGDAFVLAGTGIVGIDAAIGTAVPTGGQLIVVDNGFFSGRMCEVADGYGITTHVLRTERGRPVRPDELAAFMQAHPEARVVGLTHGETATGVLNDLESLGGVVADAGRFLIVDAVSTFGAARLAVDAWDVSICCTASQKALESPPGAAPVIVNAQAWDFLDSSGAANHGLYSDLRVWRRYAAEMAEFHPQPATMPVNVIAALTVATDRILADGLERRYRRYREIAARVRARARAAGYEPLAADEWASPTVTALRPPPGLAADDVVAAVRDRANIQLGSGIAELAGEVFRVGHMGLSTTDAYLDDLFGVLDTLSNAQERAAS
- a CDS encoding aminotransferase class V-fold PLP-dependent enzyme — protein: MKATRPSNRVYDELGVPLVIHAGGPTTNYGGSLMRPETIAAMAEAGRAFVSVETLNRRIGAYIAEVTEAEAGMVVAGAAAGMVLSLAACMTGTDLAAIRRLPDTTGLKDEMVIQKIHRGPYSHMYGFTGARIVEVGNVSSCLPEELDAALSDRTAAVAFLFAPGNPRGGLTLPQVAEIAHARGVPVIVDAAMTVPPRENLTRFIRDGADLVTMSGGKVIRGPQATGLLYGRADLIEAAHLNSSPNHAIGRPSKVAKEEMVGLYAALRSYMDSDEDEMLREMRDLVEIIVDDVGEIDGVRATVEFDDDRFFVPTAVVGFEPDWTGADAQVVGDALLAGEPAIYVRVDPARNQLEAYSANLQPGEPEIIGSRLREVLLETGQ